From the Sphingobacterium sp. lm-10 genome, the window CTTGGGGTTTTAACTTAAGTGATACCACTTATAAGTCGCCAAAGCAATTGATAGAATATTTGGTGAAAGCTGCTGGTCTAGGCTCCAACCTTTTGTTAAATATTGGTCCTATGCCGAATGGTGAAATTCAGTCTGAGTTTAAAGAACGATTGGATTCAGTGGGCTCTTGGTTGGAAACCTATGGTGAAAGTGTGTATGGAACATCTGCTGGCTATATCGCCCCTCAATCTTGGGGTTGCCTAACCCAGAAAGGCAATAAGGTCTATGTCCACGTATTTAATAATGATGGTAATGACATCACCTTGAATAAGTTTCCGTATAAGAAAATTAAAAAAGCGTATTCATTGGCAGACGGTACAGCTATAAAAGTGAAAATAAGCGAGGGCAATGCCATAATTTCTTCAAAATCCGATGTTGATGAGCTTAATCATGTTATTGTTCTAGAGACGGCTGATTAGAAGGACACCCTTTTTGTGACTGAGTGTAGGCTTATTCGATCTTCAATTCTATCGATCAACTTTCATTAAATTTTGGAAATTATTTATGTGCTTAATAGATTTAGTTTAAAGCTATTACATTTCTTGATTTAGCCTTATAAATCAGCGCTTATCATTTATGATTATATTTTAAAATCAACTTTCTTTGATTTAATTAAATGTGTAATATTGTGTAGATAAAGAAATTTATAACCTAAAATTATACATTATGAAGTACTTAAATTTAATTTTTGCAATAGGATTAATAAGTTTTCTTGTTTCCTGCAAACAGGATCTCCATTCCCTGAATTCTCAGGATGAAAATCGCATTGCAAATCATCAGTCTTATAAAATAGGAAACGATACAACCATACATCGTTTACGTATAAACGGTAGAGAAACCTTAGTCAATGAGATAAAAGGTGAATATTATTTTGCAGAGGATTTAACGATTAGTCCGGAACAATTCCGAATGCTGATGAGATTGGCAAATGATGGTATTCCTACGATCGAGAGAGCTACCATTGTTCAAAGTCTAAGTGCAAGATGGCCGAATAATACGCTGTTTTATACCCTTCCAGAACAGGGATCTTTAACACAAGCAAATCACGATTTGTACATAAATAACATACATCGGGCGATCAATATGATTCAGGCTCAAACGCATGTACAATTTATCGAAAGAACCACTCAGCCAGAATATATTAATTTTGTATACTCAGAGACAACTAATAGCTCCCCGTTGGGATGGAGACGTAATCGAGTAAATACGGTGAGGGTTGTCAATATTCAATCTCCTGGAATTATTGCTCATGAAATCATGCATTCCATGGGTATGCGTCATGAACAATGCCGACCGGATCGAGATCAGTTTCTCATCGTTATGACGGAGCGGGCAAGGGAAGGGTCGCATAATAATTTCAACATATACCCGGGCTACGATGGGCATGGACCCTTTGATTTTGGATCAATAATGATGTATTCGTCGTTCAACTTTGCCATTGATCCTCAAAGTCCTGTTATGACACGTTTAGACGGATCTACATTCAATAGGCAGCGCAATGCTTTATCTTCTGGTGATTACGCCGGAATCAATGCACTTTACCCAGCTCCTTAGATAATATGGCTGCTGAATTACGAGTGCTTTTCGGCAAATTTCAACTTACAATAGTATGTAAAGGATTAGGCGTTAGCCTGATCCTTTTGGTTATAGGGGGGATGGTTTGATAAATAGTTTGAACTGCGTTTTGTACAAGTCAAGTGATTCCTTTTTTAATTAAGTTTGCGTAATCAATTGAAATGGCAAACAACATAACAATAGTAGAATTAGCTGCGGCACTGGGACTATCCAAATCCACGGTTTCCCGTGCGTTTCGCGATAGTGACGATATCAATCCAAAGACGCGGGAGAGGATACTTCAAAAGGCTACTGAATTGGGTTTTTCTCCAAATCTATACGCTAGTAACTTGCGAGGTAATAAGAGCCATACCATTGCGATCATTATTCCAGAATTTGGTAACAAGTTTTTCTCGCAAGCGATTAAAGGAATTGAATGGGTAGCTCGTAGTAATGGCTACCATGTCTTGATTTACGTGACAGACCATAGCGCGGAAAAAGAGGCCGATATCATCCGCACATTGGTGAACGGACGTGTTGATGGCGTGATTATGTCTGGCTCTGGTGAGGGGAGTAATCACGAATACCTCAAGCTCTTGGAAAACAATAAAGTTCCACTTGTATTTTTTGATCGCTATTATGAGGATGTACCTACAGCATGCATCACCGGAAATGATTTTGACTCCAGTTATAAGGCAACTAAACATCTGATTTCTAATGGATCCCAACGTATTGCCTACCTAGCCGTTAATAAAGATGTATCTATCGGAAAAATACGTATGGAAGGATACAAAAAAGCGCTTCAAGAAGCTAAATTGTCTGTAGATGAGCGACTTATATTAGATACTTCCAATGAGGTTCATGTTAACTTCTCAGACATTAAAAGGCTGATAGAAGAACAACATCCGGATGCCATATTTGCGTCAGTAGAGCGATTGGCGATGAGTACTATTCGGGTCGCTAAAGAACTTCGACTGACGATACCCAATGATCTCAAGCTAATTTGCTTCTCTTGTTTGGATATTGCCGATATGCTTCAACCTTCCCTCAGTGTTGTGAAGCAACCGGCATACGAAATGGGTATACAAGCAACAACACAACTATTTGATATCCTGTGCGGCAGAAAGCCTGATGGCATACGCGAGCTCGTTTTCTTAGACTCTGAGTTGATATTCCAAAATTCCAGTCGTAAAACTTAAAATATTTTTACACAAACTTTGTGAAATTTGTTTTTTGTACTACCTTAGCATAGTTTTGGGAACGTTCCCGGGAACGATCTCATTTTGATGATAGGTCTGAGGCCACAATTATAAATAGTAACCAGAAAATACGTAAGAATGCAAATTGGGATATCCCTACAGACTATGGTCCGTTGTCGGTTATTTTAATTTTTTTGGTCAGATTGTTTTAATCTGTCATACGCTGCTATCGATCGAAAAACACATACAATAAAAAACAACTATAAACCACAGTAATACTATGATGAGCAAATTTACCTTACGTTCAGTAATGAGCTTCAGCTTGTTTATGGTGCTGTTTGCGTCAGCTTATGCCCAAACCAGTAATTTATCTGGTCGCGTCACAACGCGGAGTGGGGAAGCTGTGCAAGGCGCTACCGTTCGCGTGCTAGGATCTCAGATTGCCGCGTCTACAGATGCAACCGGCGCTTACACGATAAGCGGCATCCCGGTCGGTAACCGTACCATTACCGCAGAAATCGTAGGCTTCGAAACCGCATCGCAGGCCACGGCTATTGCAGCAGGTGCAAACACCTTAAATTTTCAATTAAACGAATCGTCCAGTGATCTGGAGGAAGTAGTGGTGATTGGATATGGTACACAAAGAAGAGACCAATTGACCGGATCTATCACAGCGATAGGATCCAAGGATTTCCAAACAGGGGTGATTACCACTCCGGAGCAATTGATCCAAGGTAAAGCCGCGGGTGTACAGATTACCTCATCGGGTGGTCGCCCAGGCTCAGGAAGCACGGTACGTATCCGCGCCGGAGCTTCGTTAAATGCGAGTAATGATCCGTTGTACGTGATTGATGGAGTGCCATTTAGCCCCACTACGGTGGCCGGTACAGCCAGCCCCATGTCACTTATTAATCCAAATGATATCGAGTCATTCACGGTATTGAAAGATGCGAATGCCACTGCGATCTACGGTTCTCGTGCTTCAAACGGTGTTGTATTGATTACCACCAAAAAAGGAGCTAGCGGCGCGCCTCGAATTAACTTTAGCACGGTAAATTCTTTTTCTACTATAGATAAGTACTATGATGTAATGTCGGCAGACAGTCTACGTTCTTATGTGAACACCTACGGCACCGCTGCGCAGATCGCACGCCTTGGCGAGGCGAACACCGATTGGCAACGCGAAATTTTCCGTACGGCTTTTACTACAGACAACAACGTCAGTATTGCCGGAGCATACAAAGGCCTTCCTTACCGTGCTTCTGTAGGATATTTAAATCAACAAGGTGTACTAAAAAGGGATGTAATGGATCGCACCAGTGCGAGTCTTTCCGTGACGCCAAAATTTTTTAATAACAGTTTAAAGGTAGATTTAAATCTGAAAGGATCTCTACAGAACTCTATGTTTGCCAACGACGATGCGATCGGTTCCGCCATTGTATTTGATCCTACGCAACCAGTCTATCAAGAGAATGCCTATGGAAACTACTTTGAATATATGCAAGGTGATGTACCCCATCCGTTAGCTCCTCGTAATCCTTTGGCCATGATAGATCTGAAGGACGATGACTCGAAAGTAGCACGTAGCTTTGGTAATATACAGCTGGATTATTCCACGCCATTTATTCCGGGATTGAGAGCAAATTTAAATCTAGGCTATGATATTTCTCGTGGTCAGGGTGATGTATTTGTGCCAGATTTTGCGGCACTAAATAACACTACGCAAGGATTGCAAACGCGCTATATGAACGATTATACTAATTTAGTAGGCGAGTTTTATTTAAATTATAATAAGAACTTCTCTGCTATAAACGGTCATTTGGACGCTACGGCAGGTTATGGCTACTATGATTATAAAACGTTAAATAGAAATTATCCAAGCCTACGGGCGGATGGATCGGTATTGACGGAGCCAGTATTTCCAAGAGATATTCAACAGAATCGATTAATCTCTTATTTTGGGCGTGCCACTTATACAGCTAACGAGAAATATATTATATCTGGTACGTTGCGTACGGATGGATCATCTCGCTATAGTCCGGAAAATCGCTGGGGTGTCTTCCCTTCGGCGGGCGTTACCTGGAGAATCAACCGAGAATCCTTCCTAGAGGAGGTAACTACACTATCTAAGTTGAATCTACGTTTGAGTTACGGAGTTACCGGGCAACAGGATGGCATTGCGAATTACTCGTACCTACCTAACTATTACTTAAGTGTAAACGAAGCCCAATATCAGTTTGGCGATGAGTTTTACCGGACCTATTCGCCTATAGCGTATGATGCAGATCTTCGTTGGGAAAGCACGGCGACCTACAATGCCGGGGTTGATTTTGGGATTCTAGGCGATCGTATTGACGGTAGCATTGATGTATATCGTAAGCGCACGCGTGACTTATTAAGTACCATTCCTATTCCAATTGGTACCAACTTTAGCAACCGTTTATTGACAAATGTGGGTAATATGGAAAATACCGGCGTAGAATTTAATCTAAATGCCATCCCGATACGCCGTGAAGATTTCAGCTGGAATGTGAATTTCAATTTTACGTATAATACCAATAAAGTAACTAATCTGACTGCGGTTGACGATCCTAACTACTTCGTAGAAGTAGGCGGTATTACGGGTGGTACGGGCCAGAATGTACAGGCACATGTGGTAGGATATAGCCCGTTTACCTACCGCCTACAGCAGCAGATTTATGGTCCAGATGGTCGTCCGTTAGAAGGAGTATATGCGGATTTGAATGGGGACGGTG encodes:
- a CDS encoding M12 family metallopeptidase, with amino-acid sequence MKYLNLIFAIGLISFLVSCKQDLHSLNSQDENRIANHQSYKIGNDTTIHRLRINGRETLVNEIKGEYYFAEDLTISPEQFRMLMRLANDGIPTIERATIVQSLSARWPNNTLFYTLPEQGSLTQANHDLYINNIHRAINMIQAQTHVQFIERTTQPEYINFVYSETTNSSPLGWRRNRVNTVRVVNIQSPGIIAHEIMHSMGMRHEQCRPDRDQFLIVMTERAREGSHNNFNIYPGYDGHGPFDFGSIMMYSSFNFAIDPQSPVMTRLDGSTFNRQRNALSSGDYAGINALYPAP
- a CDS encoding LacI family DNA-binding transcriptional regulator — its product is MANNITIVELAAALGLSKSTVSRAFRDSDDINPKTRERILQKATELGFSPNLYASNLRGNKSHTIAIIIPEFGNKFFSQAIKGIEWVARSNGYHVLIYVTDHSAEKEADIIRTLVNGRVDGVIMSGSGEGSNHEYLKLLENNKVPLVFFDRYYEDVPTACITGNDFDSSYKATKHLISNGSQRIAYLAVNKDVSIGKIRMEGYKKALQEAKLSVDERLILDTSNEVHVNFSDIKRLIEEQHPDAIFASVERLAMSTIRVAKELRLTIPNDLKLICFSCLDIADMLQPSLSVVKQPAYEMGIQATTQLFDILCGRKPDGIRELVFLDSELIFQNSSRKT
- a CDS encoding SusC/RagA family TonB-linked outer membrane protein, with translation MMSKFTLRSVMSFSLFMVLFASAYAQTSNLSGRVTTRSGEAVQGATVRVLGSQIAASTDATGAYTISGIPVGNRTITAEIVGFETASQATAIAAGANTLNFQLNESSSDLEEVVVIGYGTQRRDQLTGSITAIGSKDFQTGVITTPEQLIQGKAAGVQITSSGGRPGSGSTVRIRAGASLNASNDPLYVIDGVPFSPTTVAGTASPMSLINPNDIESFTVLKDANATAIYGSRASNGVVLITTKKGASGAPRINFSTVNSFSTIDKYYDVMSADSLRSYVNTYGTAAQIARLGEANTDWQREIFRTAFTTDNNVSIAGAYKGLPYRASVGYLNQQGVLKRDVMDRTSASLSVTPKFFNNSLKVDLNLKGSLQNSMFANDDAIGSAIVFDPTQPVYQENAYGNYFEYMQGDVPHPLAPRNPLAMIDLKDDDSKVARSFGNIQLDYSTPFIPGLRANLNLGYDISRGQGDVFVPDFAALNNTTQGLQTRYMNDYTNLVGEFYLNYNKNFSAINGHLDATAGYGYYDYKTLNRNYPSLRADGSVLTEPVFPRDIQQNRLISYFGRATYTANEKYIISGTLRTDGSSRYSPENRWGVFPSAGVTWRINRESFLEEVTTLSKLNLRLSYGVTGQQDGIANYSYLPNYYLSVNEAQYQFGDEFYRTYSPIAYDADLRWESTATYNAGVDFGILGDRIDGSIDVYRKRTRDLLSTIPIPIGTNFSNRLLTNVGNMENTGVEFNLNAIPIRREDFSWNVNFNFTYNTNKVTNLTAVDDPNYFVEVGGITGGTGQNVQAHVVGYSPFTYRLQQQIYGPDGRPLEGVYADLNGDGVGNDADRSLFGSPLPRYLLGFSTGIDYKNWTFSTVLRANLGQHVYDNISSNLSVRNNVLSPIGIINNAPSSLTNTNFINNRALSNFYLHDGSFLRMDNISVGYNFQDALGQGKNIRVSGNVQNVFVLSGYRGIDPEIQDGIDNNLYPRPRTFVLGINLDL